ACTAGCCACAACGTCCTACTCAAAGAAATTATGCGATTACAACAAGCTTACAAGCCTAATTCATCGTCTAAATTGTTGGGATGCCGGTTGGGGAATTATTATGAAGTACCTCACCTCCACACTAAAAGAAGATGGATCCCATCCAGACACACATACATTTCCCATTATGATGCATCATCTTATCTTAGCTCTAGAGGACCCTAATATTCCTGAGAAAAGTAAACGCGCCGCCCTTCAAGAAATCTCTTCCTACGCAAATACATGCAAACCCACTTGGGGCGAGACAATTTTTAGATCTATCAACAATCTCTATAACACACGAAATTCAGGAAGAGATCAGATCCTACTGTGGGTACAAATGTTTAAAGAACATTTGCTTTCTCAACAACAACTGGTCACTCATAAAGAAGAATGGCATGAAATCAACGGTGTAAAAAATCTATACGGCGAACAACTTGGTTTAATCACCGATCATTTAAATAAGAATCTCTCAGGCCTAACCTTACGTCAGACATCAACAGTTCCTTACAATCGAGCAAGATACACAGACCTTAAAAATAACTTTGTGCAAACTTATAAAACGTCTCACTGTGAATTAGTACAGCATATCCATAACGCGTTCTTATCATCAGAACCAGGAGTACAAGCACGTGTTTATAATTTCCTACTCGATCAAGTAGCTGATGTTATCAATCTTCCTGAAACTACAGCACATATCGATTTAGTCGTGGATTGCTTCTATGACGACACTTACGAACTCAAGCCAGAAGGAATCCTCTACCTACTCTATATTATGGATATCATAATTCCTAAAACGACTACCTAAACTTTTCTAAAGAAAAAAAAGCGTCATGTGACATGCACACAACGCCTTTTTGGTTTTCAAATACGTTTTTAATACTCTCTAGAATATCAAACGTATACCTCCATTCACATCATAAGATACCGTGTGTTCTCTCCATTCATAGGTAAACCCTAAGAAAGTAGAGAAGTAGGAACTCCACTCCGTATCATTACTAAACTGTGCTTTCATAAACTTTCTAGAAAGATCAGAACCTACCCCCTCCCAAGAATAAGAAGCTGCAGGCAAATTGATAAGCACTGTAGGTGCTTTACGATAGACATCTAAAGCATAGGAGAAACTTAAGCTATTCACTTCTGAACGCTGCCCTCGAGAATAGTTATGCTCCAAAGTAATCCCAAAAGGAATCGCTATATTTTGTAAATGCCCTTCAGCAAATGTTCTCACTTCACTACCTACTTCCGCAAATGTAGGAAGATCAATGTAAACATATTCAGCTTCTACGAAAGGTACCACAGCCGAAACAATCGATGAGATAAACCTACGTGAATTCACAATATAGCGATAATCCACATGAGCATCTGCTAAGATACCGCGGCTATTCCACGATCCTTTAGATCTACCAATGTTTGGTGTAGGATATGTTGTATTCAAGTCGTTTTGAATATCACTATAGATAAACATCCCCTTGAATAACCAAGAACCCGCAAAGATACCGACATATCCCGTACCTAAGTAACCACTTTGGTCACTACGTGATGAAAATGACTGACTATCAGTGTAACCAAAGAACTGCGCAAAGCTTCCTCCTATCAAGAAATCTTCTATCAACTGTGTATCTAAACCTAAAGCATAGCCGCCAGCACGATGAGTAAAGCCGTCCACTCCAGCAATCGTTGCACAATTGGAGAATGTTCCCATTCCAGATCCCCAAATGTTTGTTGAGAAATCTAATTCCATTCTTTGTGCAGTAATATTATGAGATAAATGCTGTTGTTTTAAGGCGCGCAAATCTCCGCATTGTCCCCATAAAGTGTTCAATACGATAGAGCCTCCTTTTTCAGGATTTAACTTATAGCTGGTAGGCTTCCAGTTGATCGTTAATTTACCGTTAACAACCTGAGGATCTGACCATTTTCCCATATGCCCATAAGTGTCGTCCGTAATTTTAGGAACAGAAACGTTAATACGTAACTCTTCCAAAGCATGGTCTAAATCAGGAACATCCGAGACTGCTGAGGCACTCCTAAATGAAAGCAATGTGATATCAGTCTCTTTATTTAATAAGGCATGGTTTTCATAACCAACACCTGCAGAATCCACAAGATTCAAGTCTAAAGATCCCGAACCGATTGTTGTGCCCTTAGGAACGATAATCTGTGGAGGTAAAGGAGCAGCTTCATCCTCACTAGCAACAAAAGAAGCTAGATCTACACCAATAACACTGATGTCTGCCAAAGTCTTCTCTTCAGGATTTCTAGCAGAATCATAAGCACTATAGTAAGATCTTGCAGAAGGACTTTCAGGCTTTTCTTCAGGCTTAGCATTAGGATCGAAAATACGTAATACAGTTCCTGCTGAGAGCAAGATCTCACTACCTTTCTCTTGTTTTAAGCCACACAACCACAACTCAGCATTATCAGATAAAATAAGAGTTCCTGATTCTAATACAGCGACTTGAGGAATCTTAGATGTCGCATAGGCAAAGCGAATGTTTCCAGAATGAGAAACTTCAGAATCATCTTTAGCCTTAGAATTCAATACTAATGTAGGATCATTTAAAATATCCTCACGACCTTCTAGGCCTTGTCTTAAGGTTAAATCTTCAAAGATAATGGCATCTGAAAAATTAACCGTTTTTTCCCCAGAAGCAGATACCTCAACTAATTTCGACTCTTTTCCGGCAAAATATAATCCATTAGAGATATCTTCAGAATTTCTATTTCCTTGGAAAACAATATCTCCTCCTAGAGCCTCTAAAATCACAGTTCCCTTTTCACTAATACGGACAGCACCACCTGTAGGAGCGTAGTTATTATAAAAAGCTACAGAACCTGCATTTTTATTGATAATTAAGTCTTGGGTATAGATAGCACCACCACCGAACAAATTATGCTCAGGATGTTTTGAAGCCGTAGTGCTATTTCCTGAAAATACTACGTCTCCAATGTTCTCTGTAATAACGACTTTAGTATTATCATTCACTACCTTAGAAGCAAAACGCTCTTGATCTTCTGGGGTTAAAGAACCTGTTAAAATCGCACCACCGAAACATCCTGAAGAATTCCCTGAGAAAAGCACCTGATCTTTATTTTCACGAATAACCACTGAAGCTTTAGCAAAAATGGCACCGCCGCCACTATGATGTCCTGTAGTGTTGAGTTGACCTTCTTCAAGATTATCTACACGAGAATCGCCAAAAACTAAATTATCCTTAAATTCTACTTTCCCAAGGTTTTTAGAAATAGAAACATCACCTGCAGCACTAGCAAGCGCTCCACCAGCAGTCACAGTTCTGTTGCCAATAAAAGATACTGAAGATTCATTATTTTTAATGTTTAGAGCATCTCCTAGAGAACAAACGGCACCACCAAGGAAATTCGAATAATTGCGGAAAAATTGTACTTTTCCATTATCAGCAATAGTGACAACTTTAGATAGGACAGCACCACCGCTACTATTCTCACCAGAGACATGGTTATTAGTGAATGCAAGTTCTTTATTATTTTTCAAACCGACTTCATCTATCCCAAATAAAGCACCACCGCCTAGAGGATTCTCTTTTTGTGCCTTATTATCTCTAATTTTCATGAAATTATCTGAGAAAGATAGTACACCAGAGTTATCTGCTATCTCTATACGCTTGGCAAAAATTGCTCCACCGCCGCGAACCCCTAAATCTACAGGAGATGACTCTTTAGGAGCTTCTGGAGCACTTTCCCCTTCAGAACTTGCAGCAACTTTAGGAAATGGAAGAATTGTCCCTTTATTATAAGAGAAAGTAATCGCTCCTGAGTTATCTACTATTCTAACAGCCTCATTAGCAAAAACCGCTCCACCACCTATACAGGTACTGTCGGATTCACATTGACCAGCGGTATTCTTAGAAAAAGTAACCTCTCCAATATTGCCTGAAACTAAAACATTTGATCCGTATAGAGCACCACCACCAATATGACTATGTGTCTCTTGAGATTCCAATAGGTTCTCATTAGATGCAAAATTTACAGCCCCCGAATTATCAACAATCTTGATATCCCCAGATCCTTCCAGAGCTTCTTCAGAACTCGTATAAGGTTGCTGAGCAGATAAACAGTGAATAGCTCCACCACCCATCTTGGAAGTATTACCTTCAAAAGTGATATTTCCAAAATTCTGACCAACCTCTACTTGATTTTGAGAACTAATGGCTCCACCTACGACTTGAGCAGAGTTTTCCTTAAACAAAGAATTTCCGATGTTCTCTACAATTCTTACATCCCTAGATAAAAGAGCTCCTCCAGAGGATTTAGAGGTGTTTTTGCAACAATGGATGCCTCCATTGTTTAAGAAACTAATTCTCTCTCCAGAAGCTAAGGCCCCACCACCTAAAAATAAAGAACTTTCAGGAGAAATTAAAGCCTGGTTATCTACAAACTCTATCAATCCTACGTTTCCAACAAAATCAATAGACTTAAAAGCAGATACAGCGCCTCCAGATAGAGCGCGGTTACTTGTGTAGCGGATATCTCCACGATTTACAGAACAAACAAATGCTCCACAGGCTACAACTCCACCGTTCGCCTTGTCTGCATGATTACCATCTAGCAAAACATTCCCAGAATTGGCTGTAAAGATGATTTCTCCAGTAAAAAATCTGGATTTATGTGCTTCACCATGCACCTTATGCGCGTTAAAAGCACCTCCACCTTTGGAAAAATCTACGACTTCAGAAGATGCAAGATCTAAATCGGTCTTACAAGACACTGCAGAAACGTCATGGCAACCATTTATAGCAATACTACGTCCTGAAACAGCTCCACCACCTGCTTGAGACTCACAACCTTCAAAAAACAGTTTTTCTTTAAGGTGTTCAAAAACAACATCTTCATCAGAATAGACCGCAGATCCTGCTGAGAGCGACTTTAAATTAGAAAAAGATAGTCCTGATGTAGATCCCACTCCTACAAGAGCAACACCTAAGAATCCAGGCGTAGTTTCATCCACAACACAATCTGATGGGTTTTTATAACAAAAAGCTAAACCTTGACTGGAATCATCCACAAGATATTTTCTCTCTGCATCTTCGGCTGTAGCAGACTTCTTGGAGCTTTTAGACAACTCGCCATCTATACTCTTCCATGATAAAGAATCCGATATCTCAAACAAAGTACTGGCATTGACTAAATGCTGTCTTTGACCGCATTCTGAGCCTAAAATAGCAACAGAACATGAAGAAGCATTCTCTATAAAAGAAGTCTCTACAGGCGTATTTTCTTCTTTATTTTCTTTCTGAACCTCTTGTGTATCAGTAGATTTTACTTTTCTAAAAACACCCGCAGAAGTCGTTTCTAATTGGGTTTTCAAAGAAGAATCACTCAAAAACGCCTCTGAAACTGTCTCATAACCATATAATCTATGATTATTAGCAGTCATCCCAGTAGAAACTAATATTGCTAAAACTACGGAATGGGAAAATGTAGATTTTGGAAATCTTGATACCTTTTTTGCGACCATCGTAAACCTAATTCAGAGATATTTCAGTGTTCGTTTTCAAAAGGTTTATCACTATCAATACGATCCCGTCAATAGAGAAAGAGGTGAAATAGACAAACTTAAAGATTAAGATAAACTAGATAAAATGCGCTCACAAACACGTGCACGCGCTAAATCTATAGATCCGGAAATGCCATTAAATAAAGATTTTCCGCAAGCTTTCCCATGACACTTTATTACAAGCTTAGACAGCCCACAGACCATTGAGCCGGGATAAATTGTATAATCTAGATGACGTGTGACATCAGATTCTAATTTATCCCCTAAAATATGACGCAGAAAATCAAAAACGCCTTCTGCTGTTTTTAAGAAAATATTCCCTGTGAAGCCGTCAGCAACCACAATATCCACACTACCACCGAAGACATCACCACTTTCAATATTCCCCAGAAAGGCATCCTGAAAGGTTTCTTTAAGAATGCGGTATGTTTGTCGGTGTGCTTCTGTTCCCTTACGCTCTTCAGAACCAATATTTAGCAAACCTATAGTAGGACATTCTGCCTTCCCAAGACACTGTCGATAGGCTAAACCCATACGCGCAAAACCTAACATCTCTTCAGGATTTACAGAAACATTGGCACCAACATCCAATATAACCGCACAACCACGCATAGTGGGCACACGGACAAGCAAAGCGGGACGACGAACAGTAGGAAATACAGGAATTTTAGCTCGAGATAAGGTAATCAACGCAGCAGTATTTCCCGTGGAAATAAATGCGTCTATCTTATCTTCTTTAAGATAGTCTAAACCTAGAGCCATGGATGAAGACTTTTTTCGAATAGCAGCCAATGGAGAATCATCCATGGCAACAAAGCTTTCTGAAGCAATGATTTCAGGATATTCTTTATGTGTATAGCTACTGAGGATTTGTTCCTTCACCTCACGAGAAGCGAAGGCAATAAAAGAAATGTGCGAGTTCGAAGCTCTAGAATTGAGTACATCGATTAGCACTTCCCAAATAACAAGAGGAGAATGATCCCCTCCCATCAGATCTATGCCAATTTGCACGTTCATAACACAAATATATTGTTATTTCTTTTCTACAGTCATAACGGCTTTCCCGTTATAAAAACCACAAGAAGTACAGATTGTATGAGGAATAAAAGCTTGCTTGCAGTTGTTGCAGACAGCCGCATGACGTGCTTTTTTCGCATGATGACTTCTTCGGATATTTTTTCGCGCATTGCTATGTCGATTGCGTGGTACTGCCATATCTCTCACCTTTTATAAATTATCAAAAGGGGTTTCCCTTTTGATTCTTTTTCTATCTTCTAAAAATTGTACGATATTTCCTCTTTCAGGGCAGCTTTCTTTCTCACATTCTTGAAAATGATCGCTCTCCAAGAGGAGTTCCTGTCTAATTAAATCTTTACAATCAAACACACCCGATTTCGCATCTTCGTGACAAATCAAATGTGAAATTTCTATTGAATTCACAGAGTATAAGAATTTTTTATCACAAATACAACAACGCAATCCTAATTGCGTCGATATACTTAAAGATAAAATCCACTGTTCATTATCTATTTTCTCTAAACTTCCTGAGACTTCGATCGGATTGGAGAAAAGCTCCTCCTCTCCTAGCTCACAAATCTTTTCAGGGCTTAAAGAATATTTTATTACCTCTTTTTCTCCAGGAAACTTTAGTCTGCAAATATATAACTTTAAATCGTCAACGTTTCCCATAAGAAAATCTCAAGCTATGCTTGGATATGCTGTGCATTTTGAAAATAGGAGTTTACCAAACAAGGTAATTATAGAAAACAAAGACGTGCTTTAAATCTATTGAGACAATAAATAAAGCTATCATTTTTAATTTAAAAGAATCAATAAACCATTTCTGTAGAATTTTTTACCTATTTTTTTTATAATTTTTTCCGCAGTCAGTAGACAAATATCTAGGAAGTTTAGGACCGCTTCTACAAACAAACCTACCCGAATCATATCCAAGCAATAGCGGGAAAGACGGATTAGGCATCAAGGAAGACCATGGAAAACGACATCTTGTTAAATATAGAGTCTAAAGAAATTCGCTACGCTCATTTAAAAAACGGTCAGCTTTTTGATCTCATTATTGAAAGAAAAAAAATTCGCCAGCTCAAGGGCAACATCTATCGAGGTCGCGTAACTAATATCTTAAGAAACATTCAATCTGCTTTCATTAACATTGATGAAAGAGAAAATGGTTTCATTCACATTTCAGACGTATTAGAAAATTCTAAGAAGTTTGAACAAATGTTCGATATGGATTTCGATGTTCTCCCCAAGGAAGACAGTGAAAAACCAGAAGCACCAATAGAGGAATTATTAAAGTTAGACAGCCCTGTGTTAGTTCAGGTAGTTAAGGAACCCATAGGGACCAAAGGTGCACGTCTAACCTCAAATATTTCCATTCCCGGACGTTATTTAGTTTTACTCCCCAACTCTCCGCACCGCGGTGTGTCTAGAAAAATTGAAGACCCCCACATGAGAGATCAGCTAAAGCAGCTTATTCGCTCTTTTGAAATGCCTCAAGATATGGGTCTGATTTGTCGCACAGCCAGCGTGCTTGCTTCTACTGATGCATTGATAAATGAAGCTCATGACTTACTAGCAACTTGGAAAGGTATTTTAGAAAAATTCCACTCCACAGATCAGCCTTGTCTACTTTATGAAGAGACCGATATCCTGAAAAAGGCTGTAATCACCTGTATTGATAAGAATTATAAACGTTTACTCATTGATGATTATTCTACCTATCAAAAATGTAAGCGTATGCTCAAAAAATATTCCCCTGATTCTTCTGTAAAGATTGAATACTATCGTGATTCAATCCCTATGTTTGAACGATTCAACATTGAAAAAGAAATTGACAAGGCAACAAAGAGAAAAATCTGGCTTTCTAGTGGCGGTTATCTATTTTTCGATAAAACAGAAGCGATGCACACAATTGATGTGAACTCAGGGAGAAGTACACAATTAGAAAGTGGTGTTGAAGAGACTTTGGTTCAAATCAACCTAGAAGCAGCAGAAGAAATCGCTAGACAACTACGTCTACGCAATGTTGGAGGCTTGGTAATCATTGATTTCATAGATATGAAATCGCGTAAAAACCAACGTCGTGTTTTAGAACGTCTAAAAGAACATATGAAATACGATGCTGCACGCTGTACTATTTTAAGCATGAGTGAATTCGGTCTTGTAGAAATGACTCGTCAGAGAAATCGTGAATCTTTAATGCAGACACTATTTACAACGTGCCCCTATTGTAGCGGTAACGCAATTATCAAAACTCCAGAAAGTGTGGTTATTGAGATTGAAAGAGATCTCAAAAAAGTGATCAATCATAAAGAACACACGCATCTATGTTTAGTTGTTCATCCGGAAATTGCTGGTTATATGAAACAGGAAAAAGACGATGATGAACTCATCCGTTTGGCTAAACATTTAAAAGCTAAATTACAAATTAACACTTCAGACTCGCTTCATCTCAACCATTACCAATTCTTCTCATTAGTTACAGGAGAGAGTATTGAGTTATAGGCATGGTTATGCATTTTTCTAGATATTTACTACAATCCTTCGGCAATCAATCCCTGCCCGAACCTTTGTATCAGAAGTTTCAGATATATCATCAAAACTATCTTGATGCAGCGACAAAGAAATGTTCTTTGGAAAAAGCTGAGGAGTTATGTCTACAATGGCTGAAGATTGTCATTGAGGATCTGAAAGATCCTTTCATCTTTCCTCCTTACCATAAGAAAATTCGCTCGCCGATAGATTTATTTGATTTCGGCAAGCAATTTTTCTCAGTTCTTGTAGATGATGAGAATTCTAAAGTTCATAATCTTCATCATCTAGATCAAATTCAAGAATTTATAGATCGCAAAGACAACGTGATTTTACTTGCAAATCACCAAACAGAATGTGATCCCCAGCTGATGTACTATGCTTTAGGGAAGACTCATCCCGAACTAGTTGAGAATATGATTTTCGTAGCAGGAGACCGCGTAACTTCCGATCCCCTAGCCCGTCCATTCAGTATGGGCTGTGATTTATTATGCATCTATTCAAGACGTCATATTAATAATCCCCCTGAACAAAAAGAAGAGAAGCTACACCACAATCAAAAGAGTATGAAAACGCTGAGAACTCTACTTAATGAAGGAGGCAAGTTCATTTATGTAGCTCCTGCAGGAGGTAGAGATAGGAAAACCCCAGAAAATCTTCTTTATCCCTCAGAATTTCAACCAGAAAGTGTGGAAATGTTTCGTTTATTAACGAAGGCATCGGGAAGACCCGCTCATTTTTATCCATTCGCATTAAAAACTTACGACATTCTCCCACCACCACCAACGATAGAAGATGCTATTGGAGAATATCGAGCAATTTTCTTTGCTCCTCTTTCTTTTAGTTTTGGAGAAGAGATTTTATTAGATCACCTATGTTCTGAAGAGGAACTTTCACAATGTGACAAGCGCAGACAACGAGCATTAAGATCAAAAAAAGCATTTTCCATTTTAACGCAGCTATATGAGGAATTATAAGAATGAAATGGAGGGCTCTGTCTGTTACCCTACTCCTATCTCTACTAGTCACATCATGCAAACAGCACACGCGAACCATCCCCGATCAGTGCCCACTAAAAATCCTTACCCCATCAATAGCAGATCAAAAAACCGCCAAGGTTGTTTGTGCGAATGGTCTTCAGCTTCTCATAGTTTCTAATCCCAGTATTTCTAATTCAGGAGCGGCTCTAGCAGTAAAAACAGGAAATTCTTCTGACCCTAAAGAATTTCCTGGATTAGCGCATTTAACAGAACATTGTGTCTTCTTAGGAAATGAGAAATACCCAAATAATGAAGGTTTTTCTCATTTCCTAAGTAATAATAACGGCATTCACAACGCCTATACTAGTTCCTACACAACAAGTTATCTATTCTCTATAAAGAACTCAGCATTCCCTGAAGCTATCAATCAATTCGTACATTTATTTATCCAACCTATTTTCGATCAGGAAGACATTGATAGGGAGAAAAATGCTGTACATCAAGAATTCGTGATGCATCCAAATAATGATCTTCGTCGTGTACATCGCATTCAACAACTTATTGCTCCTCAAGGGCATCCCATCCAAAGATTTGGATGTGGGAATGCCTTTACCTTAGCAAAAGTAAAATCTCAGGATATGCATGCGTGGTTTCAGCAGCATTACCATCCTGAAAATATGATTGCTGTTATCCATACAGTGGAGCCAATAGAAAAAGCTGTAAAAATCTTTCCGAAAATCTTCTCTAAAATTCCCTCTAAGAAAAATAGTCTTAGCAAAAAAACGTTCTCCCTCCCTGAAACAGACCTCTCAGCAGGGAAGCTTTATATTAATTCTGCTGTCGAACCTACAGCAAGTATAAAGATTTACTGGCATTTATATAATACGTCCCAAGCTCCTTTTGGTTGTTATGCTGCCCTTGCCTACGTATTAAATCATGAAGCCACGGGTAGTTTAGTTTCTTTATTAAAAAAAGAAAAACTCATTACTGGATTTGATTCTGGATTTTATAAAACATCGGACAGCACAGGGAATTTTACCATATACTATCAGCTCACTGAAAAAGGCGAGAGAGAGTACTCAAAGGTATTACTTCATACTTTTAAATATCTACATCAGATCCAAGAAGAAGGAATCCCTGCATATTGTTTGAAAGACATTTCGACAATTAATACTTTAGAATATTGCTACAGTTCAAAAACAGATCTCTTTAGAACTCTTCAGGAACAAATTGCAGATCTTATAGATGAGGATTTATCAACCTTTCCGTATCAGTCACTTGTCTATCCAAAATACTCTCCTGAGGAAGAACAGAATATTCTGAAAATTCTTTCAGATCCCTATCAAGCACATTATGTATTATCAACAAAAAATCCTGAAAATTGGCAAAAGGCAATAAAGCATCACGACACCATTTTCAAAATGGACTATTATGAAGCATCTCTGCCAGATTTAGAATCTTACAAACAGGCTTTTGCTCAAGAGCGCATGGCTCTACCTCAACCGAACATCTATATTCCGAAAAATATTGAGGTTACAGGTATATCTAGAACAGAAAATAACGAATTCCCGTTCAAACCTCAATTAGCGTATAAGGATAGCGGTCTTACCCTCTACTATTGCGAAGACTATTTCTATACGATGCCCAAGCTCACTATAAACTTGCGCATGCGCTCTCCTAATATCTCTAGAAAGAATATTCGTTCCTTAATCGCTACAGATCTATGTTCTCTAGCCATTAATGAAAATCTCCTTAAGGAATACTATCTAGCAGCTCAGGCTGGTCTTTTCTTCTCTACCTCCTTACGTGGAGATGGATTGAACTTAGAAGTTTCAGGATACAACGCTACAGCGCCAATCTTATTGAAATCTATTTTATCCTCGTTAAAACCTTCTATAGAGAAAGAGAGATTCGATATACATAAGCAGCGGCTTATAGAAACGTATCAAAGAAAGATCTCAGAATGCCCTATACGCGCAGGTATGGATAGACTTTGGTCTTATACCCTAAATGATGTTTACTCTTACCAAGATAAATTAAGCGCACTTCAAACAATGGATTTTGAAGAAGTAGAAAACTTCTCAAAAATCCTATTTGAACAGCTCCATGTTGAGGCTATGGTTCTTGGCCCACCTTCAAAGAAGCAGGAACAAGAATTAGTGACTATCGTTAAAGACTTTGTCTCTGCATATCCTACATATGAAGCAGATGCTTTCTACTATCAAAGACAGGACAAAAAAATTTCGAATATAAAAATCGACTATCCTCTATCAGGGAATGCCA
The Chlamydia caviae GPIC genome window above contains:
- a CDS encoding insulinase family protein — encoded protein: MKWRALSVTLLLSLLVTSCKQHTRTIPDQCPLKILTPSIADQKTAKVVCANGLQLLIVSNPSISNSGAALAVKTGNSSDPKEFPGLAHLTEHCVFLGNEKYPNNEGFSHFLSNNNGIHNAYTSSYTTSYLFSIKNSAFPEAINQFVHLFIQPIFDQEDIDREKNAVHQEFVMHPNNDLRRVHRIQQLIAPQGHPIQRFGCGNAFTLAKVKSQDMHAWFQQHYHPENMIAVIHTVEPIEKAVKIFPKIFSKIPSKKNSLSKKTFSLPETDLSAGKLYINSAVEPTASIKIYWHLYNTSQAPFGCYAALAYVLNHEATGSLVSLLKKEKLITGFDSGFYKTSDSTGNFTIYYQLTEKGEREYSKVLLHTFKYLHQIQEEGIPAYCLKDISTINTLEYCYSSKTDLFRTLQEQIADLIDEDLSTFPYQSLVYPKYSPEEEQNILKILSDPYQAHYVLSTKNPENWQKAIKHHDTIFKMDYYEASLPDLESYKQAFAQERMALPQPNIYIPKNIEVTGISRTENNEFPFKPQLAYKDSGLTLYYCEDYFYTMPKLTINLRMRSPNISRKNIRSLIATDLCSLAINENLLKEYYLAAQAGLFFSTSLRGDGLNLEVSGYNATAPILLKSILSSLKPSIEKERFDIHKQRLIETYQRKISECPIRAGMDRLWSYTLNDVYSYQDKLSALQTMDFEEVENFSKILFEQLHVEAMVLGPPSKKQEQELVTIVKDFVSAYPTYEADAFYYQRQDKKISNIKIDYPLSGNAMLLVLQDTHSSSIEHIVATEMMFKWLHHIAFSHLRTEQQLGYVIGACYHEPLLCPSGLFYIRSNAYTPQELVAKTKTFIEEVALSPEKFGMSEQYFSDLKDAYIKNITDPTHSLESMGLALFSLAFEKASVQFSQPNQKITAAKTMSYTTFKTYCQEFLNQKLGSEIPVYIHGKDL